From a single Desulfomicrobium escambiense DSM 10707 genomic region:
- the ribB gene encoding 3,4-dihydroxy-2-butanone-4-phosphate synthase translates to MNQTSPTIDGTPSRDRVARALQALRAGRGVLVTDNENRENEGDLIFAAESLTTSQMAMLIRECSGIVCLCLPDEKVRALDLPPMVGDNSSRYQTAFTVSIEAAEGVTTGVSAADRVRTVQAAIADDARPGDLNRPGHIFPLRARPGGVLEREGHTEATVDLMRLAGLKPFGVLCELTNEDGTMARMPQIREFGRRHDLPVVTIDDLKEYIQDAARAAV, encoded by the coding sequence GTGAATCAGACCTCCCCCACTATCGACGGCACCCCCTCCCGCGACCGCGTGGCGCGGGCCCTCCAGGCCCTGCGCGCAGGCCGGGGTGTGCTGGTCACGGACAACGAGAACCGCGAAAACGAGGGCGACCTCATCTTCGCGGCCGAGTCCCTGACCACCTCCCAGATGGCCATGCTCATCCGCGAGTGCAGCGGCATCGTCTGCCTCTGCCTGCCCGACGAAAAGGTCCGGGCCCTGGATCTGCCCCCCATGGTCGGCGACAACTCCAGCCGGTACCAGACGGCCTTCACTGTCTCCATCGAAGCCGCCGAGGGCGTGACCACGGGCGTGTCCGCCGCCGACCGCGTGCGCACGGTCCAGGCCGCCATCGCCGACGATGCCCGGCCGGGCGACCTGAACCGCCCAGGCCACATCTTCCCACTGCGGGCCAGACCGGGCGGAGTGCTGGAGCGCGAGGGACACACCGAAGCCACGGTGGACCTCATGCGCCTGGCGGGCCTCAAGCCCTTCGGCGTGCTGTGCGAACTGACCAACGAGGACGGGACCATGGCCCGCATGCCCCAGATCCGGGAGTTCGGGCGGCGTCACGACCTGCCGGTGGTGACCATCGACGATCTCAAGGAATACATCCAGGACGCGGCCCGGGCCGCCGTCTGA
- the ybaK gene encoding Cys-tRNA(Pro) deacylase encodes MTPAINAAKKAKIAFTVHEYAHDPACASYGLEAAEKLNIDPARVFKTLVADLGGELVVAIIPVEAMLGLKNLAKAAGSKKAAMADKALVERTTGYVLGGVSPLGQKKRLRTFIDASAQSLPTMHVSAGRRGLEIELAPADLTRLTGGTFADLRQ; translated from the coding sequence ATGACTCCCGCCATCAACGCCGCCAAGAAAGCGAAAATCGCCTTCACCGTCCACGAGTACGCGCACGACCCGGCCTGCGCCTCCTACGGCCTGGAAGCCGCGGAAAAGCTGAACATCGATCCCGCGCGGGTCTTCAAGACCCTGGTCGCGGACCTCGGCGGCGAACTCGTCGTGGCAATCATCCCCGTGGAAGCCATGCTCGGCCTCAAGAACCTGGCCAAGGCCGCCGGGTCCAAGAAGGCGGCCATGGCCGACAAGGCCCTGGTCGAGCGGACCACGGGCTACGTCCTGGGCGGCGTCAGCCCCCTGGGCCAGAAGAAGCGCCTGCGCACCTTCATCGACGCCTCGGCCCAATCCCTCCCGACCATGCACGTCAGCGCCGGTCGCCGCGGCCTGGAGATCGAGCTCGCCCCGGCCGACCTAACGCGGCTGACCGGCGGGACCTTCGCCGACCTGCGCCAATAA
- a CDS encoding nuclease-related domain-containing protein codes for MAYIYGSHGRDGIAPPCAGRTDILLRIALPLLFLFALASAGLHAFLHGGYVITALFAIFFVFLLLRFEELGLTLALRLSGADAAARANGIVARTLRLLPEGYHVFHGLEFDGVRIDHAVVGPGGFFLIAVQSNIGRITEAREALRLNGWPFLGDLIGRSWRQSRALLRRLDLENSGAVQVCPVLCFSRGSVETGRLVRGVMVAQASTLVRMILEHESPLSSEKVLQLTDKLAPLVRDGTTEPEATHRDALDGMDDGLSGATAQRPTCSKCRHTPSDLEAHLFPNECPRCGRLYAHGHAEEPTALASPRTSAAAVAATCLIIAAGSALLAYQAGLFDQDSPVTIQAAEDADNTSQQAAEVSLAPAAPTATPPQTTRPSSATQVAEKAAGPAEAHVLEPENQTPDASDSVQSVNADDRESHASPSPSEPVRESAAIAPVGDVNATAGTQTQPAPAEPKNLTPAEGILTIVTARPTTLVLTNDQTSKRFGPYETRPSKALDIVLPKGCYSVVLVDSGRRRQTTVSFLGDTGRLEF; via the coding sequence ATGGCATACATCTACGGTAGCCATGGACGAGACGGCATCGCCCCTCCCTGTGCAGGGCGCACGGATATCCTTCTGCGCATCGCTCTGCCCCTGCTTTTCCTTTTCGCCCTCGCGTCGGCGGGCTTGCATGCCTTTCTGCATGGCGGCTACGTCATCACGGCGCTCTTCGCTATTTTCTTCGTTTTCCTGCTGCTTCGCTTCGAAGAACTCGGCCTGACGCTGGCCCTGCGTCTCTCGGGAGCCGACGCCGCGGCCCGCGCCAACGGCATTGTGGCCAGGACGCTGCGCCTCCTGCCCGAAGGGTACCATGTCTTCCACGGCCTGGAGTTCGACGGCGTGCGCATCGACCACGCCGTTGTCGGCCCGGGCGGCTTCTTCCTCATCGCGGTCCAATCGAACATCGGCAGGATCACGGAGGCCCGCGAAGCGCTGCGGCTGAACGGATGGCCGTTCCTGGGGGACCTCATCGGCAGAAGCTGGCGCCAATCCCGCGCGCTGCTGCGCCGTCTGGACCTGGAGAATTCCGGTGCCGTGCAGGTCTGCCCCGTGCTGTGCTTCAGCCGGGGAAGCGTCGAGACGGGACGTCTCGTGCGCGGCGTGATGGTCGCCCAGGCCTCGACCCTCGTGCGCATGATCCTCGAACACGAAAGCCCGCTGTCGAGCGAAAAGGTCCTGCAGCTGACCGACAAGCTCGCGCCCCTCGTGCGCGACGGGACGACGGAACCCGAGGCCACGCACCGCGACGCGCTCGACGGCATGGACGACGGACTCTCCGGCGCCACGGCCCAGCGACCGACCTGCAGCAAATGCCGGCATACGCCGAGCGACCTGGAAGCCCACCTGTTCCCCAACGAATGCCCACGATGCGGCCGCCTTTACGCTCACGGACACGCAGAGGAACCGACCGCCCTCGCGTCGCCCCGCACGTCCGCCGCGGCCGTGGCGGCCACCTGCCTGATCATCGCCGCCGGCTCCGCCCTGCTGGCCTATCAGGCCGGCCTGTTCGACCAGGATAGTCCCGTCACCATCCAGGCCGCGGAGGACGCGGACAACACCTCACAGCAGGCCGCAGAGGTCTCCCTGGCCCCTGCCGCGCCGACCGCGACTCCTCCCCAGACGACACGGCCATCGTCAGCGACGCAGGTCGCAGAAAAAGCCGCCGGCCCCGCCGAAGCTCACGTCCTGGAACCGGAAAACCAGACCCCGGACGCATCCGACAGTGTACAGAGCGTCAACGCCGATGACCGGGAATCCCACGCATCGCCATCGCCATCCGAACCCGTCCGCGAATCCGCCGCCATCGCCCCGGTCGGCGACGTGAACGCCACAGCCGGGACGCAAACCCAGCCCGCGCCCGCCGAACCAAAGAACCTCACCCCAGCCGAAGGAATTCTGACCATCGTCACCGCCAGGCCCACGACCCTGGTGCTGACCAACGACCAGACCTCAAAGCGTTTCGGCCCCTACGAAACCAGACCCAGCAAGGCCCTCGACATCGTCCTGCCCAAAGGCTGCTACTCCGTGGTCCTCGTGGACAGCGGACGGCGCAGGCAGACCACCGTGAGCTTCCTCGGCGACACGGGCCGGCTCGAATTCTAG
- a CDS encoding AbrB/MazE/SpoVT family DNA-binding domain-containing protein, giving the protein MLAIAKITSKGQTTIPQAVRDALGVRPGDAIVWEVNRDGVARVRKVAPLDEEYLSAVEAGLSEWNCAEDEEAYRDL; this is encoded by the coding sequence ATGCTAGCCATCGCAAAAATAACGTCCAAGGGGCAAACCACGATTCCCCAGGCTGTTCGAGACGCTCTCGGCGTCCGCCCGGGAGACGCCATCGTGTGGGAGGTGAACCGAGACGGTGTGGCCAGGGTCCGCAAGGTCGCACCCCTCGACGAGGAGTACCTGAGCGCTGTGGAGGCCGGACTTTCCGAATGGAACTGCGCCGAAGACGAGGAGGCGTACCGTGATCTGTGA
- a CDS encoding type II toxin-antitoxin system PemK/MazF family toxin, translating into MICERFDVVRVPFPFTDRMAVKNRPALVLSDTDVFNAPSGHAVMAMITSLANAPWPCDCPILDLESAGLPAPSKVRLKLFTLDLRLVRGTLGRLSGRDESAVLAMLTAALACPEPPKK; encoded by the coding sequence GTGATCTGTGAGCGATTCGACGTGGTTCGCGTCCCTTTCCCCTTCACGGACCGGATGGCCGTCAAGAACAGGCCCGCCCTGGTGCTTTCGGACACGGATGTGTTCAACGCGCCAAGCGGACACGCCGTCATGGCCATGATCACCTCGCTGGCCAATGCCCCATGGCCATGCGACTGCCCCATCCTGGATCTTGAATCCGCCGGCCTGCCCGCCCCGTCAAAAGTGCGCCTCAAGCTCTTCACTCTGGATCTTCGGCTCGTGCGCGGGACCCTGGGCCGATTGTCGGGCCGGGATGAATCCGCGGTGCTGGCCATGCTCACTGCCGCCTTGGCGTGCCCTGAGCCGCCAAAAAAATAG
- a CDS encoding ferritin-like domain-containing protein: MAGIFKATDILLAAQEVETRGEVFYNRLVETTTEPKLKDLFSFLAGEETKHREIFAKLYERVGEVELPAWAEEDEYVDYLKFLLDSHTLFRLGDVDHLKQFMGTAEEAIETAMGFEKDTILFFVEMQEFVPEGEKKYIKACIDEERSHLRLLAGMLRK; this comes from the coding sequence ATGGCTGGAATATTCAAGGCTACCGACATCCTCCTGGCCGCTCAGGAAGTCGAGACCAGGGGCGAGGTCTTCTACAACCGCCTGGTCGAGACCACGACGGAACCCAAACTCAAGGACCTGTTCAGCTTCCTTGCGGGGGAAGAGACCAAGCACCGCGAGATCTTCGCCAAGCTCTACGAGCGCGTGGGCGAGGTGGAACTCCCGGCCTGGGCCGAGGAGGACGAGTATGTGGACTACCTGAAGTTCCTGCTCGACTCCCACACGCTCTTTCGCCTGGGCGACGTGGACCATCTGAAGCAGTTCATGGGCACGGCCGAAGAGGCCATCGAGACGGCCATGGGCTTCGAAAAGGACACCATCCTCTTCTTCGTGGAGATGCAGGAATTCGTGCCCGAAGGGGAAAAGAAATACATCAAGGCCTGCATCGACGAGGAGCGCTCCCACCTGCGCCTCCTGGCCGGCATGCTGCGCAAATAA
- a CDS encoding FAD/NAD(P)-binding protein → MNANPYLPDMATIVEVIQETHNIKTFRIVLNNEQRMKDFTFRPGQVGQLSVFGVGESTFVINSSPTRKDYLQFSVMRVGEVTTRLHQLQPGDQIGVRAPLGNSFPLEDLKGKNIVFVGGGIGMAPLRTLFTYMLDNRKDYKDITLLYGARSPADLTYKAELPEWTSRKDVNTVLTIDNPSEGWEHKVGLIPNVLLEINPKPKNTVAITCGPPIMIKFTLQALKKLGFEDQNIITTLEKRMKCGVGICGRCNIGTKYVCIDGPVFTYAQLKELPSEL, encoded by the coding sequence ATGAACGCCAATCCCTATCTCCCGGACATGGCCACCATCGTCGAGGTGATCCAGGAGACGCACAACATCAAGACCTTCCGCATCGTGCTCAACAACGAGCAGCGCATGAAGGACTTCACCTTCCGGCCCGGCCAGGTGGGGCAGCTCTCGGTCTTCGGCGTGGGCGAGTCGACCTTCGTCATCAACTCCTCCCCGACCCGCAAGGACTACCTGCAGTTCAGCGTCATGCGCGTCGGCGAGGTGACAACCCGCCTGCACCAGCTGCAGCCCGGCGACCAGATCGGCGTGCGCGCCCCCTTGGGCAACTCCTTCCCCCTCGAAGACCTGAAGGGCAAGAACATCGTCTTCGTGGGCGGCGGCATCGGCATGGCCCCTTTGCGGACCCTGTTCACCTACATGCTCGACAACCGCAAGGATTACAAAGACATCACGCTTCTCTACGGCGCGCGCAGCCCGGCCGACCTGACCTACAAGGCCGAACTGCCCGAGTGGACGAGCCGCAAGGACGTCAACACCGTCCTGACCATCGACAACCCGTCCGAAGGCTGGGAGCACAAGGTGGGCCTCATCCCGAACGTGCTGCTCGAGATCAACCCCAAGCCCAAGAACACCGTGGCCATCACCTGCGGACCGCCCATCATGATCAAGTTCACCCTGCAGGCCCTCAAGAAACTGGGCTTCGAGGACCAGAACATCATCACCACGCTCGAGAAGCGCATGAAGTGCGGCGTGGGCATCTGCGGGCGCTGCAACATCGGCACGAAGTACGTCTGCATCGACGGACCCGTCTTCACCTATGCCCAGCTCAAAGAGCTGCCTTCGGAACTCTAG
- a CDS encoding 4Fe-4S dicluster domain-containing protein: MEKFITKENLNRLAGELAATCRVLAPVADCGTVTFRRFQPGMVMDLHSRMAAVSPKAATFPQTETLLVVKREIPEKKPEIIETLPEGKNVVIGCRPCGARGKLIFDPVYETDKIKDPYYLQRRQNTVFISLACDRPETTCFCHSVGSGPADPSGSDVLLTLVGEGYVARSVTPEGEEIMKMALFTDAGDKGKEADAKNAKARELMGEAHDYASAPAKLLARFDDMDFWLAQSAKCISCGACTYMCPTCYCFNITDDDLGLSSQRIRTWDNCMSHTFTLEGSGHNPRSTKAHRLKNRVGHKFSYYPDLHKGVIACCGCGRCIKQCPAGVDIRQIVNAAQEYAE; the protein is encoded by the coding sequence ATGGAAAAATTCATCACCAAGGAAAACCTGAACCGCCTGGCCGGGGAACTGGCCGCCACCTGCCGCGTGCTGGCGCCCGTGGCGGACTGCGGCACCGTGACCTTCCGCCGCTTCCAGCCGGGCATGGTCATGGACCTGCATTCCCGCATGGCCGCCGTGTCCCCAAAGGCCGCGACCTTCCCGCAGACCGAGACCCTGCTGGTGGTCAAGCGCGAAATCCCCGAGAAAAAACCGGAAATCATTGAGACCCTGCCCGAGGGCAAGAACGTGGTCATCGGCTGCCGTCCCTGCGGGGCGCGCGGCAAGCTGATCTTTGACCCGGTCTACGAGACCGACAAGATCAAGGACCCGTACTACCTGCAGCGTCGCCAAAACACGGTCTTCATCTCCCTGGCCTGCGACCGGCCCGAGACGACCTGCTTCTGCCACAGCGTGGGCAGCGGCCCGGCCGACCCGAGCGGCTCAGACGTGCTCCTGACCCTGGTGGGCGAGGGCTACGTGGCCCGCTCCGTCACGCCGGAGGGCGAGGAGATCATGAAGATGGCCCTGTTCACCGACGCCGGCGACAAGGGCAAGGAGGCCGACGCCAAGAACGCCAAGGCGCGCGAGTTGATGGGCGAGGCCCACGACTATGCGTCGGCCCCGGCCAAGCTCCTGGCGCGTTTCGACGACATGGACTTCTGGCTGGCCCAGTCGGCCAAGTGCATCTCCTGCGGGGCCTGCACCTACATGTGCCCGACCTGCTATTGCTTCAACATCACGGACGACGACCTGGGCCTCTCCAGCCAGCGCATCCGCACCTGGGACAACTGCATGTCCCACACCTTCACCCTGGAGGGCAGCGGCCACAACCCGCGCTCGACCAAGGCTCATCGTCTGAAGAACCGCGTCGGGCACAAGTTCAGCTACTATCCGGACCTGCACAAGGGCGTCATCGCCTGCTGCGGGTGCGGCCGGTGCATCAAGCAGTGCCCCGCCGGAGTCGATATCCGGCAGATCGTCAACGCCGCACAGGAGTACGCCGAATGA
- a CDS encoding 4Fe-4S dicluster domain-containing protein, whose amino-acid sequence MSQLDDLKTAIKSQLGELECVIGWEQGYDSLHATPLFIRSEADLDRLIIGPLAVHNLATYLTGFKGKKVGVVVKGCDSKSVIELMNETLINREDVVIFGLCCDGVISQRKIRAALPADPGFVESVEVGDDALKITVAGQSATLKLADIRADKCAVCDAPDAIVSDVLVGKPHTPAPAASLKCQEEFEAKSDAEKFAFWQETMGRCIRCYACRNACPMCVCRDYCIATSRDPLWVSQENLPSENMMFQMIHVSHLAGRCTECGECERACPVDIPLMLLRRYMNKQVKDVFQHEAGKALDQTPPLLTFKVEEERINERGW is encoded by the coding sequence ATGTCCCAATTGGATGATCTCAAGACAGCCATCAAGAGCCAGCTCGGCGAGCTCGAGTGCGTCATCGGCTGGGAGCAGGGCTACGACTCGCTCCACGCCACGCCGCTCTTCATCCGCTCCGAAGCCGATCTGGACCGGCTCATCATAGGCCCCCTGGCCGTGCACAACCTGGCCACCTACCTGACGGGCTTCAAGGGCAAGAAGGTCGGCGTCGTGGTCAAGGGCTGCGACAGCAAGAGCGTCATCGAGCTCATGAACGAAACGCTCATCAACCGCGAAGACGTCGTCATCTTCGGCCTGTGCTGCGACGGCGTGATCAGCCAGCGCAAGATCCGCGCGGCCCTGCCGGCGGACCCGGGCTTCGTCGAATCCGTGGAGGTCGGCGACGACGCTCTCAAGATCACGGTGGCGGGCCAGTCGGCCACCCTGAAGCTGGCCGACATCCGCGCCGACAAGTGCGCGGTCTGCGACGCCCCCGACGCCATCGTCTCCGACGTCCTGGTCGGCAAGCCCCACACCCCGGCCCCGGCCGCGAGCCTGAAGTGCCAGGAAGAGTTCGAGGCCAAGTCCGACGCCGAGAAGTTCGCCTTCTGGCAGGAGACCATGGGCCGCTGCATCCGCTGCTACGCCTGCCGCAACGCCTGCCCCATGTGCGTCTGCCGCGACTACTGCATCGCGACCAGCCGCGATCCCCTGTGGGTCAGCCAGGAGAACCTGCCGTCCGAGAACATGATGTTCCAGATGATCCACGTGTCCCATCTGGCCGGGCGCTGCACCGAGTGCGGCGAATGCGAGCGGGCCTGTCCCGTGGACATCCCGCTCATGCTCCTGCGGCGCTACATGAACAAGCAGGTCAAGGACGTGTTCCAGCACGAGGCCGGCAAGGCCCTTGATCAGACACCGCCGCTCCTGACCTTCAAGGTCGAGGAAGAGCGCATCAACGAGCGAGGCTGGTAA
- a CDS encoding hydrogenase iron-sulfur subunit has product MPAQDVRELRIVGFLCNWCSYGGADTAGVGRFTQPTDLRIIRVPCSGRIDPLFIVRALMNGADGVLVSGCHPRDCHYAEGNFYARRRLEMLKRFLPITGIDERRFEYTWVSASEGQRWQHVVTEFTRRIHELGPAPSFNPKSDVDWNALAVKASQGQGCPCHGSIQA; this is encoded by the coding sequence ATGCCCGCCCAAGATGTTCGCGAACTTCGAATAGTAGGCTTCCTGTGTAACTGGTGCTCCTACGGCGGCGCGGACACGGCGGGAGTGGGGCGGTTCACGCAGCCCACGGACCTGCGCATCATCCGCGTCCCCTGTTCGGGCCGCATCGACCCGCTCTTCATCGTCCGCGCCCTCATGAACGGGGCCGACGGCGTGCTGGTCTCGGGCTGCCACCCGCGCGACTGCCACTACGCCGAGGGCAACTTCTACGCCCGGCGCCGCCTGGAGATGCTCAAGCGCTTCCTGCCCATCACGGGCATCGACGAGCGCCGCTTCGAGTACACCTGGGTCTCGGCTTCGGAAGGGCAGCGCTGGCAGCACGTGGTCACGGAGTTCACCCGCCGCATTCACGAACTCGGCCCCGCGCCGAGCTTCAACCCGAAAAGCGACGTGGACTGGAACGCTCTGGCCGTGAAGGCCAGCCAGGGGCAGGGATGCCCCTGTCACGGTTCGATTCAAGCATAG
- a CDS encoding CoB--CoM heterodisulfide reductase iron-sulfur subunit A family protein, whose amino-acid sequence MRIGVFICHCGSNIAGTVDCPSVAATALTYPDVVFSTDTMYACSEPGQDAIIQAVKDKNLDGVVVASCTPRMHEQTFRRAVERAGLNRYMFEMANIREHVSWIGKTKDLNTGKASELVRMAVEKLRRNRPLMAKRFETTKRVLVIGGGVAGIQAALDCADGGQEVILVEREQSIGGKMAKLDKTFPTVDCSSCVLGPKMVDIAQHPNITLYTCAEVESVGGYVGNFQVTVRKKATYVDWARCTGCGLCVEKCPSRKMPDPFNENLCNAPSINIPFPQAIPKKAAINAASCLMLTKGKCGLCAKVCPVKCIDFEQKDELVNVDVGAIVVATGYDLFDWHKYPQYGEGRYKDVITSLQYERLLSASGPTGGHIKRPSDGKEPKNVVFIQCVGSRDKSVNRPYCSGFCCMYTAKQAILTKDHIPDSQSYVFYMDIRSPGKLYDEFVRRAMEEYGAQYVRGRVAMIYPKGDKLVVRGADTLAGTQVEVPADLVVLAVGAESAKGAVQLGEKLRVAPDQYGFFVESHPKLKPVETNTAGVFLAGACQGPKDIPASVGQGSAAASKVLGLLSKAMLESDPAVSRVNPARCVGCGKCIQTCPFGAIKAVQDRFGNPKAEVIDTVCQGCGICTVTCPQGAIQLEHFTDNQILAEVNALCPPKMFANFE is encoded by the coding sequence ATGCGAATTGGTGTTTTCATCTGCCATTGCGGCAGCAACATAGCCGGCACCGTGGACTGTCCCTCCGTGGCGGCCACCGCCCTGACCTACCCCGACGTGGTGTTTTCCACGGACACGATGTACGCCTGCTCCGAACCGGGCCAGGACGCCATCATCCAGGCGGTCAAGGACAAGAACCTCGACGGCGTGGTCGTGGCCTCCTGCACCCCGCGCATGCACGAGCAGACCTTCCGCCGTGCCGTGGAGCGCGCCGGTCTGAACCGCTACATGTTCGAGATGGCCAACATCCGCGAGCACGTCTCCTGGATCGGCAAGACCAAGGACCTCAATACCGGCAAGGCGTCCGAACTGGTGCGCATGGCCGTGGAGAAGCTGCGCCGCAACCGGCCGCTCATGGCCAAGCGCTTCGAGACGACCAAGCGCGTGCTGGTCATCGGCGGCGGCGTGGCCGGCATCCAGGCGGCCCTGGACTGCGCAGACGGCGGCCAGGAGGTCATCCTGGTCGAGCGCGAGCAGAGCATCGGCGGCAAGATGGCCAAGCTGGACAAGACCTTTCCCACGGTCGACTGCTCCTCGTGCGTGCTCGGCCCCAAGATGGTCGACATCGCCCAGCATCCCAACATTACTCTCTACACCTGCGCTGAGGTGGAGAGCGTCGGCGGCTACGTCGGCAATTTCCAGGTCACCGTCCGCAAGAAGGCCACCTACGTCGATTGGGCCAGGTGCACCGGCTGCGGGCTGTGCGTCGAGAAGTGCCCCAGCCGCAAGATGCCGGACCCCTTCAACGAGAATCTCTGCAACGCCCCGTCCATCAACATCCCGTTCCCCCAGGCCATCCCCAAGAAAGCGGCCATCAACGCCGCTTCCTGCCTGATGCTGACCAAGGGCAAGTGCGGGCTGTGCGCCAAGGTCTGCCCGGTCAAGTGCATCGACTTCGAGCAGAAGGACGAACTGGTCAACGTCGACGTGGGCGCCATCGTCGTGGCCACGGGCTACGACCTCTTCGACTGGCACAAGTACCCGCAGTACGGCGAGGGCCGCTACAAGGACGTCATCACGTCCCTGCAGTACGAGCGTCTGCTTTCGGCCTCGGGCCCCACGGGCGGGCACATCAAGCGCCCCTCGGACGGCAAGGAGCCCAAGAACGTGGTCTTCATCCAGTGCGTGGGTTCGCGCGACAAGTCCGTGAACCGTCCGTACTGCTCGGGCTTCTGCTGCATGTACACGGCCAAGCAGGCCATCCTGACCAAGGACCACATCCCGGACTCCCAGTCTTACGTCTTCTACATGGACATCCGTTCCCCCGGTAAGCTGTACGACGAGTTCGTCCGCCGGGCCATGGAAGAGTACGGGGCGCAGTACGTGCGCGGTCGCGTGGCCATGATCTATCCCAAGGGCGACAAGCTCGTCGTGCGCGGCGCCGATACCCTGGCCGGCACGCAGGTCGAGGTCCCGGCCGACCTGGTGGTCCTGGCCGTGGGCGCCGAGTCCGCCAAGGGCGCGGTGCAGCTGGGCGAAAAGCTGCGCGTGGCCCCGGACCAGTACGGCTTCTTCGTCGAGAGCCACCCCAAATTGAAGCCTGTCGAGACCAATACGGCCGGCGTGTTTCTGGCCGGCGCGTGCCAGGGTCCCAAGGACATCCCGGCCTCGGTTGGACAGGGCAGCGCCGCCGCATCCAAGGTCCTGGGCCTCCTGTCCAAGGCCATGCTGGAGTCCGACCCGGCGGTCTCGCGCGTCAACCCGGCCCGCTGCGTGGGCTGCGGCAAGTGCATCCAGACCTGCCCCTTCGGCGCCATCAAGGCAGTCCAGGACCGCTTCGGCAACCCCAAGGCCGAGGTCATCGACACGGTCTGCCAGGGCTGCGGCATCTGTACGGTGACCTGCCCGCAGGGCGCCATCCAGCTCGAACACTTCACAGATAACCAGATCCTCGCGGAGGTGAATGCCTTATGCCCGCCCAAGATGTTCGCGAACTTCGAATAG
- a CDS encoding CoB--CoM heterodisulfide reductase iron-sulfur subunit B family protein, whose product MLKIAYYPGCSGQGTSLEYDTSTRAVCKALDVELVDIPDWSCCGSTPAHTVNHVLSAALSARNLAQVESMGMTKATTPCPSCLTNLRTASHKMDDPEFKDKVNALLDVPCRNAVDTQSVLQVLAENVDPDLIKGKVVKPLSGIKIACYYGCIMNRPPEVMKFDHHENPMAMDNLMALLGAEVVPFPLKVECCGASYGIPRGDIVHRLSGKLLDAARDVGADAIVTACPLCQMNLDLRQGQINDALRENFRIPVFYYTQLLGYALGIDRAELGFEKLCVDPRLALGRIKQPQQAM is encoded by the coding sequence ATGCTTAAAATCGCGTATTATCCGGGATGCTCCGGGCAGGGGACGTCCCTGGAATACGACACGTCCACCCGCGCCGTGTGCAAGGCCCTGGACGTGGAGCTGGTGGACATCCCGGATTGGAGCTGCTGCGGCTCCACGCCGGCCCACACCGTCAATCACGTTCTCTCCGCCGCCCTGTCGGCCCGCAACCTGGCCCAGGTCGAGTCCATGGGCATGACCAAGGCCACCACACCCTGCCCCAGCTGCCTGACCAACCTGCGCACCGCGTCCCACAAGATGGACGACCCGGAGTTCAAGGACAAGGTCAACGCCCTGCTGGACGTGCCGTGCAGGAACGCCGTGGACACCCAGTCTGTGCTGCAGGTCCTGGCCGAGAACGTCGACCCCGACCTGATCAAGGGCAAGGTCGTCAAGCCCCTCTCGGGCATCAAGATCGCCTGCTACTATGGCTGCATCATGAACCGTCCGCCCGAGGTCATGAAGTTCGACCACCACGAAAACCCCATGGCCATGGACAACCTCATGGCGCTCCTGGGCGCCGAGGTGGTGCCGTTCCCCCTGAAGGTCGAGTGCTGCGGCGCTTCGTACGGCATTCCCCGCGGGGACATCGTGCACAGGCTGTCCGGCAAGCTCCTGGACGCCGCGCGTGACGTCGGCGCCGACGCCATCGTGACCGCCTGCCCGCTGTGCCAGATGAACCTGGACCTGCGGCAGGGGCAGATCAACGACGCCCTGCGCGAGAATTTCCGGATTCCGGTTTTCTACTACACCCAGCTCCTTGGCTACGCCCTGGGGATCGACCGCGCCGAGCTCGGCTTCGAGAAGCTCTGTGTGGATCCGAGGCTTGCCCTGGGCAGGATCAAACAACCGCAGCAGGCCATGTAG